From Drosophila gunungcola strain Sukarami chromosome X unlocalized genomic scaffold, Dgunungcola_SK_2 000038F, whole genome shotgun sequence, a single genomic window includes:
- the LOC128260760 gene encoding LOW QUALITY PROTEIN: uncharacterized protein LOC128260760 (The sequence of the model RefSeq protein was modified relative to this genomic sequence to represent the inferred CDS: inserted 1 base in 1 codon) → MPVQSVQPVQSVQPVRPVSTYDNLGVCQPRTLLGAGMSEPEFAEPDQSGGGTSHSIAAVKAALNDAKSKFFGINNYESPMAAVSRGAQVAEPKYQNVPQRDEHPAVATPEPSPTAAPSGDLGQSRALRYAATYEQIPLGDLETPQSQAVYMSTTVPQNMKGMKIAGRHTPTRNSLRHSRMIVVNHKNHDSLQATYIRNLNISRQLLIMQLAVGLLVVALAAWILILAPNASILINPYLSGLSLLLASVAGLILLRKEHKSDHRPPNSCYKVLLAESYVFTXLGLIFCCLALVCAAIEFAELASSADGECGPTSSSLLSYHNCTCFLAGEGGSSSEAPAATLTPVQEPSQSDGCGELRAEWKYLLAFSMALNTLGIVSTFLYITLFICCHRNREHFYASV, encoded by the exons ATGCCAGTCCAGTCAGTCCAGCCAGTCCAGTCAGTCCAGCCAGTCCGACCCGTGAGCACCTACGACAACTTGGGCGTCTGCCAGCCGCGCACACTTTTGGGCGCCGGAATGAGTGAGCCGGAGTTTGCGGAGCCGGATCAAAGTGGAGGTGGCACCAGCCACAGCATCGCCGCTGTGAAGGCGGCCCTGAATGACGCCAAGTCCAAGTTCTTCGGGATCAACAACTATGAGTCACCGATGGCGGCGGTCAGCAGGGGCGCCCAAGTGGCGGAACCAAAGTACCAGAATGTGCCGCAGCGGGACGAGCATCCGGCAGTGGCGACTCCAGAGCCCTCGCCTACAGCGGCTCCCTCCGGCGATCTTGGCCAGAGCAGGGCTCTGCGTTATGCGGCCACCTACGAGCAGATTCCCCTCGGCGACCTGGAAACTCCGCAATCGCAG GCCGTTTACATGAGCACCACAGTTCCGCAAAACATGAAAGGCATGAAGATCGCCGGACGACACACGCCGACCCGGAACAGCCTGCGGCACAGCCGGATGATCGTTGTCAATCACAAGAACCACGACA GCCTTCAAGCGACCTATATACGGAATCTAAACATTTCGCGACAGCTCCTAATTATGCAATTAGCTGTCGGCCTGCTGGTCGTTGCTCTCGCCGCTTGGATACTAATTCTTGCGCCGAACGCATCAATATTAATCAATCCGTATCTGAGCGGTCTGTCG CTCCTGTTGGCCAGTGTCGCGGGTCTCATTCTGCTGCGGAAGGAGCACAAATCGGATCACAGACCCCCAAACAGCTGCTACAAGGTCCTGCTGGCCGAGTCGTACGTGTTCA GCCTTGGGTTGATCTTCTGCTGCCTGGCTCTGGTCTGCGCGGCGATCGAGTTCGCGGAGCTGGCCTCATCGGCGGACGGGGAGTGCGGACCGACGTCCAGCTCGCTTCTGAGCTACCACAACTGCACCTGCTTCTTGGCGGGCGAGGGTGGATCGTCCTCCGAAGCCCCAGCAGCTACACTTACACCTGTCCAGGAGCCATCGCA AAGCGATGGATGCGGAGAGCTTCGGGCCGAGTGGAAGTATCTGCTGGCCTTCTCGATGGCCCTCAACACGCTGGGCATTGTTTCAACATTCTTATACATAACGCTCTTTATTTGTTGCCACCGCAACAGGGAACATTTTTACGCGTCTGTTTAA
- the LOC128260759 gene encoding glutathione hydrolase 1 proenzyme isoform X1, whose translation MYSRIGVNSLVSVVIVVLVAVYWCRLPGGSGTKKASRRPPNPEDPLPPSNSPLHQFSRAAICSDSDVCSQSARRVLEKGGSAVDAALAALLCNGLIGMQSMGIGGGMVMNIYLHQERKSYSILAREIAPLALRAENFSTFRDEQEFKRSGWSIAVPAELAGYAVAHQRFGRLPWHELVRPTLKLCRRGYQLYKHQHDALVLNQDMIKADPGLRRMFIDPQSGQFWPLGHLIRPSPQLCSTYDRLAREGPFSFYNGSMADDLLADLKDLGSAIGREDLNRAHAKMSRAIVMPLDEYDLHLTPPPGSGHVLGFIMNILRKFRADFSRNRTMGVREIHLMVEAMKFGFVKRWQLDEAANEELLARLISHEFANSIAQQIDDSQTFNSTERYGASSGIRIRDEHGTAHTSVLFENDAVSVTSSINFYFGSGRTGRRTGVIFNNAMSDFSMEQLKNYFDLPFVAGTNGVAPSARPMSSMSPVIVTSRSSGKVRLVVGAAGGTKIISSLFPLLVRMLWQNAHIKEAIDASRIHHQMLPNVLLFEYGLLQSHVKSLQDKGHQCERYEKRGSVICGIAQQNGSIWVNSDFRKPGGVSGF comes from the exons ATGTACTCAAGGATAGGTGTGAATAGCTTGGTATCAGTGGTGATTGTCGTCCTGGTGGCTGTCTATTGGTGCCGTCTTCCCGGGGGAAGTG GTACAAAAAAGGCGTCCAGGAGGCCGCCGAATCCGGAGGATCCACTGCCGCCCTCCAATTCGCCGCTGCACCAGTTCTCCCGGGCGGCCATTTGCTCCGACAGCGATGTGTGCAGCCAGTCGGCCAGGAGAGTCCTGGAAAAGGGGGGCAGTGCCGTGGACGCGGCCCTGGCTGCCCTGCTCTGCAACGGACTCATCGGGATGCAGAGCATGGGCATCGGCGGCGGCATGGTGATGAACATCTACCTGCACCAGGAGCGCAAGTCCTACAGCATCCTGGCTCGGGAAATAGCTCCACTGGCGCTGCGGGCGGAGAACTTCTCAACCTTCCGCGACGAGCAGGAGTTCAAGCGGTCGGGCTGGTCTATCGCCGTGCCCGCCGAACTGGCCGGATACGCCGTGGCCCACCAGAGGTTCGGTCGACTGCCCTGGCACGAGCTGGTGCGACCCACGCTGAAGCTGTGTCGCCGTGGCTACCAGCTGTACAAGCACCAGCACGATGCCCTTGTCCTCAACCAGGACATGATCAAGGCCGATCCCGGCCTGCGGCGGATGTTTATCGACCCCCAGTCCGGGCAGTTCTGGCCGCTGGGCCACCTCATCCGGCCGTCGCCTCAATTGTGCAGCACCTATGATCGGCTGGCCAGGGAAGGACCTTTCAGCTTCTACAACGGATCGATGGCCGACGACCTGCTGGCCGATCTGAAGGACCTGGGCAGCGCCATCGGCAGGGAAGACCTCAACCGGGCCCATGCCAAGATGAGCAGGGCGATTGTGATGCCGCTCGACGAGTATGATCTTCACCTCACTCCTCCGCCAGGAAGTGGCCACGTCCTGGGCTTCATAATGAACATTTTGCGCAAGTTCCGAGCAGACTTCTCACGAAACCGAACCATGGGTGTCCGGGAGATTCATCTGATGGTTGAGGCCATGAAGTTTGGCTTTGTCAAGCGCTGGCAGCTGGACGAAGCAGCCAACGAGGAG CTTCTGGCGCGTCTCATCAGCCACGAATTTGCGAACTCTATAGCCCAGCAAATTGATGACTCACAGACCTTCAACAGCACTGAGCGTTATGGCGCTTCGTCTGGGATACGGATTCGGGATGAGCACGGCACTGCGCACACTTCAGTACTGTTTGAAAACGATGCCGTTTCTGTCACCAGCTCCATTAACTTCTA TTTTGGGAGTGGACGCACGGGAAGGCGCACTGGTGTGATCTTCAACAACGCCATGTCGGACTTCTCCATGGAGCAGCTTAAGAACTACTTTGACCTGCCATTCGTCGCCGGCACAAATGGCGTAGCTCCTTCCGCCCGGCCCATGTCCTCGATGAGTCCGGTCATCGTCACGAGTCGCTCCTCTGGCAAAGTTCGCCTGGTTGTGGGTGCTGCTGGCGGCACCAAAATAATCTCCTCCCTCTTCCCCCTGCTCGTGCGAATGCTCTGGCAGAACGCGCACATTAAGGAAGCCATCGATGCCAGTCGTATCCATCACCAAATGCTGCCCAACGTGCTGCTCTTCGAGTACGGACTGCTGCAGAGCCACGTAAAGAGCTTGCAGGACAAGGGGCATCAGTGCGAGCGCTATGAAAAGCGCGGCTCCGTCATCTGCGGCATTGCTCAACAGAATGGCTCCATCTGGGTGAACTCTGATTTCAGGAAGCCAGGTGGAGTAAGTGGATTTTGA
- the LOC128260759 gene encoding glutathione hydrolase 1 proenzyme isoform X2, giving the protein MYSRIGVNSLVSVVIVVLVAVYWCRLPGGSGTKKASRRPPNPEDPLPPSNSPLHQFSRAAICSDSDVCSQSARRVLEKGGSAVDAALAALLCNGLIGMQSMGIGGGMVMNIYLHQERKSYSILAREIAPLALRAENFSTFRDEQEFKRSGWSIAVPAELAGYAVAHQRFGRLPWHELVRPTLKLCRRGYQLYKHQHDALVLNQDMIKADPGLRRMFIDPQSGQFWPLGHLIRPSPQLCSTYDRLAREGPFSFYNGSMADDLLADLKDLGSAIGREDLNRAHAKMSRAIVMPLDEYDLHLTPPPGSGHVLGFIMNILRKFRADFSRNRTMGVREIHLMVEAMKFGFVKRWQLDEAANEEVSTTSGASHQPRICELYSPAN; this is encoded by the exons ATGTACTCAAGGATAGGTGTGAATAGCTTGGTATCAGTGGTGATTGTCGTCCTGGTGGCTGTCTATTGGTGCCGTCTTCCCGGGGGAAGTG GTACAAAAAAGGCGTCCAGGAGGCCGCCGAATCCGGAGGATCCACTGCCGCCCTCCAATTCGCCGCTGCACCAGTTCTCCCGGGCGGCCATTTGCTCCGACAGCGATGTGTGCAGCCAGTCGGCCAGGAGAGTCCTGGAAAAGGGGGGCAGTGCCGTGGACGCGGCCCTGGCTGCCCTGCTCTGCAACGGACTCATCGGGATGCAGAGCATGGGCATCGGCGGCGGCATGGTGATGAACATCTACCTGCACCAGGAGCGCAAGTCCTACAGCATCCTGGCTCGGGAAATAGCTCCACTGGCGCTGCGGGCGGAGAACTTCTCAACCTTCCGCGACGAGCAGGAGTTCAAGCGGTCGGGCTGGTCTATCGCCGTGCCCGCCGAACTGGCCGGATACGCCGTGGCCCACCAGAGGTTCGGTCGACTGCCCTGGCACGAGCTGGTGCGACCCACGCTGAAGCTGTGTCGCCGTGGCTACCAGCTGTACAAGCACCAGCACGATGCCCTTGTCCTCAACCAGGACATGATCAAGGCCGATCCCGGCCTGCGGCGGATGTTTATCGACCCCCAGTCCGGGCAGTTCTGGCCGCTGGGCCACCTCATCCGGCCGTCGCCTCAATTGTGCAGCACCTATGATCGGCTGGCCAGGGAAGGACCTTTCAGCTTCTACAACGGATCGATGGCCGACGACCTGCTGGCCGATCTGAAGGACCTGGGCAGCGCCATCGGCAGGGAAGACCTCAACCGGGCCCATGCCAAGATGAGCAGGGCGATTGTGATGCCGCTCGACGAGTATGATCTTCACCTCACTCCTCCGCCAGGAAGTGGCCACGTCCTGGGCTTCATAATGAACATTTTGCGCAAGTTCCGAGCAGACTTCTCACGAAACCGAACCATGGGTGTCCGGGAGATTCATCTGATGGTTGAGGCCATGAAGTTTGGCTTTGTCAAGCGCTGGCAGCTGGACGAAGCAGCCAACGAGGAGGTAAGCACGA CTTCTGGCGCGTCTCATCAGCCACGAATTTGCGAACTCTATAGCCCAGCAAATTGA